The following proteins come from a genomic window of Miscanthus floridulus cultivar M001 chromosome 2, ASM1932011v1, whole genome shotgun sequence:
- the LOC136536457 gene encoding uncharacterized protein, giving the protein MRDVRSSPPPVPEDTRRRAINRAHSDVQKKRKDAKAVKRTKQILAREELDKRRRQQRKDVEVVPGALASSPALPGGGGEADPGSAIARSEVEADTPEARALGKRAVSPVGSTTVVVQVAAEATQPPPQRTDGAPGSFEDRPAPMDTEAMPLPPPPPLRTRVAVAKRLPPRSSRKRPVDELPLAPLKALRASPDSSGHWVAEAQAAIQCGAASARADPKEPAT; this is encoded by the exons atgagggacgtgcgctcctctccgccgcccgttcccgaggacacaaggcggcgggcgatcaaccgggcgcactCTGACGTGCAGAAGAAacggaaagacgccaaggcggtgAAGCGCACAAAGCAAATCCTCGCGcgtgaggagctggataagcgccgccgtcaacaaaggaaggatg tggaggtggtgcccggggcattggcaagcagcccggcactcccgggaggaggaggagaagctgaCCCAGGGTCGGCGATTGCCCGCTCCGAGGtggaggccgacacgcccgaggcgcgggcgttgggcaaacgcgccgtcagcccagtgggctcgacgACGGTGGTGGTacaagtggcggcggaggcgacgcaaccgcccccgcagaggaccgacggGGCACCGGGGTCCTTTGAGGACCGGCCGGCGCCGATGGACACGGAGGCGATGCCtctaccgccaccaccgcctttgCGAACGAGGgtcgccgtggcgaagcggttgccgccccgttcgag tcggaagcggcctgtggacgagcttcccttggcgccccttaaggcgctcaggGCGAGCCCCGACTCCTCTggccactgggtggcggaggcacaagccgctatacaGTGCGGTGcagcgtcggcgagggccgacccgaaggagccggccacctag